atttatatttatattcaaaatacaaatctaattttcatctttaaaatattttttaatttttttcattaaagtaaaataatttttatgattaaaaattattatttttattagaatgaaataattttttgaaaaaatataattttttttatgaccatagcctacaaaattaaaaaaacaaattcaaatttatattcaaatactatatcaatttcaatttcagctccatttttaattttaaaaaattattattttaataatcaaATTTACCCTTAATCATGTCAAAATGTAAACGTaccaaaacaaaaaatagaaagaataaaaagttattattattagtattttttttaaaaaaggaagtgaaaaagGGACTTACCTTTTTACAAATACAACACTAAGCAACAAATGTTAATAATGGCATTGTTCACTGTCCACGACCTTTCTTCTTCAAAACCTCTGACACTCTCCCCCTTTTTCACTTCCCTTCTTCAACCCTTTGGGCCCATCATAAaccccttttcctttttttttttttttttttttgtttaagacAAATCTAAATTTGCATTTTAGACCGGGAAAACAAAAATCACGCATAACAAAGCAATGAAGTAGAATTAGTACAAGAATTTCAAACATGAAtaacacttctttttttttcttctctatatCTTTGTTTACTGAAACTTCTGACAAAATTCACAAATCTCCATAAACATCACTCATCTCAATACATAATGTTTCTTGAATTGGGCATgtaaaaacaaataattttcgAGCTtactgattattattattattattagagtAAAAACAAACAATTTTGTCTACAAACTTCCATAGATCAGAGATTCGATTGATTTTGTTGCCCCCGCAAATTCGTATGGGCGGTCAAGATTCAACCCCCTCAATTTCAAAGGTCAGATTTTTATCCCCTCCTAAACCCCTCCTACCTTTCTTTTACTACTACTTTTTACTTTTTACTAGTACTAATACTTGCCAAATTTAAAGTCATTGTTTTCCCTTTTCACTTGGGATTTGGGATTTTTTGCATTCTTTTCACAATGCAATTTTGCAAACAGGTAAAGAGATGACCGGAGGCGGTGGAAAAGTTACAGTTATTAAAGGGGCTATATGGCTTGAGGACTGTTTGgttattcttgattttgtttttgttgttgttgttgagatgGGTTGTAATGAGTCTAAATCGGTGGATACAGAACTTGTAATTCGTTGTAAAGAGAGGAAAGAACTGATAAAGGCTGCTGCTAATTACCGTTATGCACTTGCTGCTGCTCATGTTTCCTATTTTCATTCACTTAAGGATGTTGGCGAAGCACTTAGGAAGTTTGTTGATGAAGAGCTTATTGTtggttcttcatcttcttccctTTCTAcgccttcttctccttctttagTATTGCCTGGTGAAAGGAAAATTGCTGGTGGAACTCATCATAAGCATAAGTCTTCTggatcttccatatctgtttcgtCTTCTAGTTCTATTTCGCGTTTCCATGATGAAGATGAACCTGTCCACGGCCACCTGCATTTGTCATCAGATTCATCTGAAGAGGATGATCAGGAGCATCTACATATGCCCCAAAAGGGTCATAGGAATGTACATAAACATGATGAGCCTTCGACTTCAAGGGGTCGTGGGAATGCTCATCAAGATTACGAGGGTGGAAGAGGTCATGGCAATGTACATGAAGACTATGAAGGTAGAAGGGGTCATGGGAATGCAAATCAACATTACGAGGGGATTCATATGGTTGAAGGTGGTGAACAATCAATTTCACCATATCCACAACCAGGTTGGTGGCCGGGGCCGAGGCCTGGGGGATTGCCATATGGGATGATGATGAATAATGAAGCTCCGCCACCACAAGGATTTTGGGATCCATTTTATGGAATGAATCCACAATTTCAAGCTCCTTGGACAGGAGGACAACAATATGGTGGAAATCCAAACACGTATGCTTACTACATGAAGAAATCTTCACCAGTGATGAAAACAGTATTTCATGAAGCAGATCCAGTGCCTACTGGGTATTCCAATTTGCATTGGAGCTACCCAAATGAAAATGGTGGGTATGGCTACCCAAATGGAAGTGGTGGGTATGGCTACCCAATGGCTCCTCCATTTGGTGAACGGGGCAATCAGAGTAATCAAGGTAAGAAACCAAGTCCACCTAAGGAGCCACCGCCGCCTCCGGCACCCAAGGCCTCTGCGTGGGACTATTTTAATCCGTTTGATGCTTTAGATAGTGGTTATATGGGCTACTTTCCGCATAAACAGAACAGTTCTGCATCAGTTAGTAGTAGTCCTAATTCAACTGAAGTGAGGGAGAGGGAGGGCATTCCTGATTTGGAAGAAGAAACCGAGACTGAGATGTATAAGGAGTACCATAAAGGAAAGAAATTGAGTGATGAGCCAAAGACAAAGCGCGCGGAAGCAAATTCATCCAGAAGTAGTGACAGTGGCAGAAAATCTATGCCATCAGTGCCTCATGGCATTGATTTAAGGGGTGTAGCAGGACACAGTAGTATGGGCAGTTCAAAACCAGATTCGTCATTACATAATTTGGATGGCTCATCAAGTTCAAAGGGAGTAAAATCTGAGGGTAGTGGTGGCAGGATGAAACCGATATCAACAATGTACGATTCAGGTTCTCACTATTCGACTGCAGAACCATCACATAGTAGTGGTGGCAGTACAAAGCCAATATCAACAATGTACGATTCAGGTTCTCACCTTTCGAGTGCAGAACCATCACATAGTAGTGGCGGCACAGGTTCAATTGACATTACTGAGGAAAAAAGCAATTTTGAAACTCTCGTTTCAGGAAGCCCAGAAGATGTGCATATGAAGAAGAAAGGGGTGACCTTTGAGGTGGATGAAATGTCAAAGAATGAGATTGAATCACCCAGGTCAAGTAGCTTGACCACATCACATGCTCAGGGCACCAGGGATCTACATGAGGTTGTTGCTGAAATTCGAGATGAATTTGAGATTGCTTCTAGTTATGGAAGGGAGGTTGCTTTGATGCTTGAGGTTGGAAAGCTGCCTTACCAGCCtagctttgttaaaggtatgGTTTTGCCAATGTTCCTTAATCTCTTGAGTCAGTTGATGCTGGGTTTCCTTTACGTTTTTACTTTATGTCTGTATAACTTTTTCCCATTTCACTATGTTCGTAAGCTATTTCTGTTTTGCTGAGTGTAATTTGGTTCTGCTCAGTTTGATTTCTTTTCATGCCATATATTCGTAAATCTATTCAAATCAGACTAACTTGAAAACCTTTTCCATGGAATGATCGTGCAAATAGTTGCAGCAGTGGTGTCATTTTATATAGTTATTGTTCAATAAATTTGATAcgatacaaacttggtatgcatcAAAAACAcccaaaaacagtccacaaattctAGACAAAACCGAGAGCTCAATAAACACACTTCTCGGCCAACAATATCAACAAAGAAGAACAAGATAATGAGGTGTTTTAGCACCAAATCAGCCAACCACAAACTAACCACAAACTAAgtttaacaacacaagatgaagaacaacaatgtgatGAGAATAACAAGAACACAACTTCACTAGGAAAGAAGAACAAACGGATACAAGTCACAACactaacaagattacaataagATAAAAGGATAGGTAGATAGACAATTgaagatgtaatcttaagaacccaagaatttggtggactcttggacccttaacaccacacacaacaaaaacctatttcttacgtgacacaagatcggattccacctctcAAGCATTGACGTTTCCAAGcaaaatgcaaacacaagtgattccgCACTTGTATAAGCCCTAGTTTCGGGTTGgtggtcttctctccttagaAAGGAAATGTTTCAAGTGTTATACACTCACAAATATCATCTAAAACTAATGAATGGAAACCCTAATATGTCCCTTATATAGTACATTACAATTAGAAgctaaaaatgaccaaaaggcccttaagtgAGATCCAACATGCACTCCcgtaagtccatatccgtgattattcttgtatccaAATCTGCACAGGTAGTTTGTACTGAGCATACTATATTGCTCATTATTTATGTGATGGGAAAATATTAGATCTCCAATGTAATTCGTCAAAATGTGGTACTaaattctagaattaattattgAAGCATGAGACTCTGTTTACTTAATGCTAATGTTGTTGGGAAATAGATAAAAATTTGACGCATTGCTTACATTCAAATTTCCGTTCATGTTGTCATTTGTCTTTCTTGTGCTTGTTCTCTGTCTCAATGTAAATTATGCATTCCCAGTGGATGTATGTGTTGCCTAGCTATTAGTAGTTTGTTAAATTATAATGTGAAAAGCATAAATGGCTATGGCCTGTGAATGGAAATTGTTCCAATGAGCATATCTAATGGCATAAGTGCACCCAGTTCAAGAATCTTCTGTGATCAGTACACTTATTTACCTTTATCGGGATTTGCTTGTTATCTTGGCTATCTTGGTAAATTCCCTGGGAGAAATGTGATGACATCCTTTTTGCTTGTCTAATTTTTACTATAACATCTATTTTTCTGCTCAGAGCTCCTATCCAGGATTCTATACCTGATTGTTCCATCCATGTCGGTTTCCCACACGGCGACAGTGCAGACAGTAAAGCTGGCTGCCAAAACAAGAAAGTTGGCGAAATCCTATTTCGGAGATGTTGGCCAAGACAATTCTGTGAAGCCTTGTAACCTGTC
The Capsicum annuum cultivar UCD-10X-F1 chromosome 6, UCD10Xv1.1, whole genome shotgun sequence DNA segment above includes these coding regions:
- the LOC107873000 gene encoding nitrate regulatory gene2 protein → MTGGGGKVTVIKGAIWLEDCLVILDFVFVVVVEMGCNESKSVDTELVIRCKERKELIKAAANYRYALAAAHVSYFHSLKDVGEALRKFVDEELIVGSSSSSLSTPSSPSLVLPGERKIAGGTHHKHKSSGSSISVSSSSSISRFHDEDEPVHGHLHLSSDSSEEDDQEHLHMPQKGHRNVHKHDEPSTSRGRGNAHQDYEGGRGHGNVHEDYEGRRGHGNANQHYEGIHMVEGGEQSISPYPQPGWWPGPRPGGLPYGMMMNNEAPPPQGFWDPFYGMNPQFQAPWTGGQQYGGNPNTYAYYMKKSSPVMKTVFHEADPVPTGYSNLHWSYPNENGGYGYPNGSGGYGYPMAPPFGERGNQSNQGKKPSPPKEPPPPPAPKASAWDYFNPFDALDSGYMGYFPHKQNSSASVSSSPNSTEVREREGIPDLEEETETEMYKEYHKGKKLSDEPKTKRAEANSSRSSDSGRKSMPSVPHGIDLRGVAGHSSMGSSKPDSSLHNLDGSSSSKGVKSEGSGGRMKPISTMYDSGSHYSTAEPSHSSGGSTKPISTMYDSGSHLSSAEPSHSSGGTGSIDITEEKSNFETLVSGSPEDVHMKKKGVTFEVDEMSKNEIESPRSSSLTTSHAQGTRDLHEVVAEIRDEFEIASSYGREVALMLEVGKLPYQPSFVKELLSRILYLIVPSMSVSHTATVQTVKLAAKTRKLAKSYFGDVGQDNSVKPCNLSSTLDELYEWEKKLYKEVKDEEKLRIIYEKQCRRLRSLDEQGAESSKIDATQASIRKLLTKLNVCIKAIGAISSRIHKLRDEELQPQVGELIHGLVRMWRSMLKCHQKQFQAVMESKTRALRANTGFQRDSSLRATLELEVQLLSWCNHFNDWICSQKSYVESLNGWLLRCLKYEPEETPGGPVPFSPGHLGAPPVFVICNDWSQAVEAISETRVAIAMNEFASNLRQLWERQDEEQRQRIKAEYISKDYKKRLAMLQQKRGSLEHEQDARSDGSHIIVSSEKGISPLDDLKVDLDSFKKKLVEERAKHKDAIKLVHDAASSSLQGGLLPIFQALENFTSEALRAHEQVRLQSVRDSS